The Prevotella melaninogenica genome window below encodes:
- a CDS encoding single-stranded DNA-binding protein yields the protein MNKVMLIGNVGREPEIKYYEADQCIASFTLATTERGYTLPNGTVVPDHTDWHNIVLFKALAKYAEKYIHKGDKLYIEGRVRYRTYDDKKGMRRYVTEIYGDNLEWLSASRKSESVSGEKVDDNTSDTTDNSNLPF from the coding sequence ATGAATAAAGTAATGTTAATTGGTAATGTCGGTCGAGAACCAGAGATAAAATATTATGAGGCAGACCAATGTATTGCCTCTTTTACTTTGGCAACAACGGAGCGTGGATATACACTTCCAAATGGTACGGTTGTACCTGATCACACTGATTGGCATAACATAGTTCTCTTTAAGGCATTGGCTAAGTATGCTGAGAAGTATATTCATAAAGGCGATAAACTTTATATTGAGGGGCGTGTGCGTTATCGTACTTATGATGATAAGAAAGGTATGCGTCGTTATGTTACAGAGATTTATGGTGACAACCTTGAATGGCTTTCCGCATCCCGTAAATCTGAAAGTGTGTCTGGAGAGAAAGTAGATGATAATACTTCTGATACTACAGATAATTCTAATTTACCTTTTTAA
- the gldE gene encoding gliding motility-associated protein GldE: MDSFLVVFSSYISINPIDISVILAILLAVFLLSLSAFASASEIAFFSLSPTDIESLDPDKNTSDKLIQQFRDDSERTLATILITNNLVNVAIIMLCNYIFSSLFTFKEEWLQFLCVTILLTFLLLLFGEIVPKVYSRRNPLAFCRSGVKGIVFFRKLFWPIETILLKSGAFAEKVVQKENRQLSVDDLEQALELTDKNDIKDEQGMLQGIIRFGDETAKEVMTSRQDIIDLDIRCSYEDVLKCIVDNNYSRIPVYQDNQDNIRGVLYIKDLLPHLSKPTNFRWQSLIRPPYFVPETKKIDDLLRDFQENKVHIAIVVDEFGGTSGIVTLEDILEEIVGEINDEFDEEERNYTKLGSNIYIFEGKTLLKDFSKILNLPDDEFDEIEGDADSVAGLLLEIKGDFPAVHEMLDYKNYKFEVLAIEERRISKVKVTVCGKDNE; encoded by the coding sequence ATGGATAGTTTTTTAGTAGTTTTTTCTTCTTATATAAGTATTAATCCAATAGATATTAGTGTGATTCTTGCAATTCTATTGGCTGTTTTTCTACTAAGTCTTTCGGCTTTTGCAAGTGCGTCGGAGATAGCTTTTTTTAGTTTATCTCCAACTGATATAGAGTCGCTTGACCCGGATAAGAATACTTCTGATAAGCTTATTCAGCAGTTTAGAGACGATAGTGAGCGTACGTTGGCAACAATTCTTATTACGAATAATCTTGTCAATGTTGCGATTATTATGCTGTGTAATTATATCTTTTCCAGTCTGTTTACCTTTAAGGAAGAGTGGTTACAGTTTCTTTGTGTTACAATTCTTTTAACCTTCTTACTTTTACTTTTTGGTGAGATAGTTCCGAAGGTTTATAGTAGAAGAAATCCATTGGCATTCTGTAGAAGTGGTGTCAAAGGCATTGTTTTCTTTCGTAAGTTGTTTTGGCCTATCGAAACTATATTGTTGAAAAGTGGTGCTTTTGCTGAAAAGGTAGTTCAAAAGGAGAATCGTCAGTTGTCTGTTGATGATCTTGAACAGGCTTTAGAATTGACTGATAAGAATGATATTAAGGATGAGCAGGGTATGCTGCAAGGTATTATTCGCTTTGGAGATGAGACTGCAAAAGAGGTAATGACTTCTCGTCAGGATATTATAGATTTGGATATCCGCTGTTCATATGAAGATGTCTTGAAATGTATCGTTGATAATAACTATTCTCGTATTCCTGTTTATCAAGATAATCAAGATAACATACGAGGTGTACTTTATATTAAGGATCTCCTGCCTCACCTATCTAAGCCAACTAACTTTAGATGGCAGAGTTTGATTCGACCACCTTATTTTGTTCCAGAGACGAAGAAGATAGACGATCTCTTACGTGACTTCCAAGAGAATAAAGTTCATATAGCTATTGTCGTTGATGAGTTTGGCGGTACGAGTGGTATTGTTACTTTAGAGGACATTCTTGAAGAAATTGTCGGAGAGATTAATGACGAGTTTGATGAAGAAGAGCGTAACTATACAAAGTTAGGTTCTAATATCTACATATTTGAGGGTAAAACTCTCTTGAAAGACTTCTCTAAGATTCTTAATCTCCCAGATGATGAGTTTGATGAGATAGAAGGCGATGCTGATTCTGTAGCAGGTTTACTATTAGAAATCAAGGGAGATTTCCCTGCAGTACATGAGATGCTGGACTATAAGAACTATAAGTTTGAAGTCTTAGCTATTGAAGAGCGTCGTATTAGTAAAGTTAAAGTTACTGTTTGTGGTAAGGATAACGAATGA
- a CDS encoding 4'-phosphopantetheinyl transferase family protein, whose amino-acid sequence MVRITNDVEGKVVIGLLEIEKGRQAENDGVHYVLTEMLGYEPLVEHNEDGKPMIEGYHISISHTLGYVAVILSRDYEVGVDIEYVSDRVNRISSRFLRDDELFADTKDKLIVWCAKETMYKLFSSEHLALKDIKVDPQLSLVTNMKRNITLKFQCECSSKYILTYTWY is encoded by the coding sequence GTGGTAAGGATAACGAATGATGTTGAGGGTAAGGTCGTCATTGGTCTGTTGGAGATAGAGAAAGGAAGACAGGCTGAGAATGATGGGGTACATTATGTCTTAACGGAAATGTTGGGCTATGAGCCTTTAGTAGAACATAATGAGGATGGTAAACCAATGATAGAGGGCTATCATATAAGTATATCTCATACTCTTGGTTATGTTGCTGTTATTCTTTCTCGTGACTATGAAGTTGGTGTTGATATAGAATACGTTTCTGATAGAGTAAACCGTATATCATCACGTTTCCTAAGAGATGATGAGCTCTTTGCTGATACAAAAGATAAGCTTATTGTTTGGTGTGCCAAGGAAACTATGTATAAGCTCTTTTCTTCTGAACATTTAGCTTTAAAAGATATAAAAGTAGACCCGCAGTTAAGCTTAGTAACTAATATGAAGCGTAATATCACGCTTAAGTTTCAATGTGAGTGTTCTTCAAAGTACATTTTGACTTACACTTGGTATTAA
- the serB gene encoding phosphoserine phosphatase SerB: MNEANVKREELILIRITGQDRPGLTTAVMSILACYNAHVLDIGQADIHSTLSLGILIRINEQGAGQVMKELLFKATELGVNIGFAPVTDDEYEDWVNRQGKNRYILTIIGRSLSARNIEEATRVITEQGVNIDSILRLTGRQSIRKSNQNVRACIEFSLRGTPKDYRQMQADLMQMSHEQGIDFSLQKDNMYRRMRRLICFDMDSTLIQTECIDELAKRAGVGEQVAAITERAMRGEIDFKKSFTDRVALLKGLDADVMKDIAETMPITEGVDRLMTVLKQCGYKIAILSGGFTYFGEYLQRKYGIDYVYANELEIDENNKLTGRYLGDIVDGKRKAELLKLLAQVEKVNLAQTIAVGDGANDLPMLSEAGLGIAFHAKPRVQANAEQNITTIGLDGVLYFLGFKDSYLGEAGKL; this comes from the coding sequence ATGAACGAAGCAAACGTAAAAAGGGAGGAACTAATACTTATACGTATAACAGGACAAGATAGACCAGGATTGACAACAGCGGTGATGTCTATTCTGGCTTGTTATAATGCCCATGTTTTAGATATTGGTCAAGCTGATATCCATTCGACTTTATCACTTGGTATTCTTATTCGTATTAATGAGCAGGGTGCTGGGCAGGTAATGAAAGAACTGTTATTCAAGGCTACGGAACTTGGTGTAAATATCGGTTTTGCTCCTGTAACAGATGATGAATACGAAGATTGGGTTAATAGACAAGGGAAAAATCGTTATATTCTCACAATTATTGGTAGGTCTTTATCAGCTCGTAATATCGAGGAGGCTACTCGGGTGATTACAGAACAAGGTGTGAATATAGATTCTATTCTTCGCTTGACAGGGCGTCAGAGTATTCGCAAAAGTAATCAAAATGTCAGAGCATGTATAGAGTTTTCATTGCGTGGCACTCCTAAAGACTATAGACAGATGCAGGCTGACCTCATGCAGATGAGTCACGAGCAAGGAATTGATTTTTCTTTGCAGAAAGACAATATGTACAGGCGTATGCGCCGTCTAATATGTTTTGATATGGACTCTACACTTATTCAGACAGAATGTATTGACGAATTAGCAAAACGTGCTGGGGTAGGAGAGCAGGTTGCTGCTATTACTGAACGTGCAATGCGTGGTGAAATTGATTTTAAGAAAAGCTTTACAGATCGAGTTGCTTTGTTGAAGGGGCTCGATGCTGATGTCATGAAGGATATTGCCGAAACAATGCCTATAACAGAGGGCGTTGATCGCTTAATGACTGTTTTGAAGCAGTGTGGATATAAGATAGCCATATTAAGTGGTGGCTTTACTTATTTTGGAGAGTATCTACAGCGCAAGTATGGTATTGATTATGTATATGCTAATGAACTTGAGATAGATGAGAATAATAAACTTACAGGGCGCTATCTTGGTGATATTGTTGATGGTAAACGTAAGGCTGAGTTATTGAAGTTATTAGCACAAGTAGAGAAGGTTAATCTCGCTCAGACTATAGCTGTTGGTGATGGTGCTAACGATCTTCCTATGCTTTCTGAAGCTGGCTTGGGTATTGCCTTTCATGCTAAACCACGTGTACAAGCTAATGCTGAACAAAATATTACTACTATCGGTTTAGATGGTGTACTTTACTTTCTTGGTTTTAAGGATAGTTATTTGGGTGAAGCTGGTAAACTTTAA
- a CDS encoding IS1634 family transposase: protein MHANVQTRFNPATGDMAPYYRIKESYRDVQGHVHSLILLNIGFEPSLTAVQVRKIAYALTERFKNRSTPSLFKKHLDGLTPIEQAKADEWWIRMEKEGGIDRFNKEEQKSLRKYENYIDLETANYTDARNVGTEWLCKQTIDKLQLEDFLRKNGWTENAIHTALSALIVRTVYAVSERSSYYYLRDNSAAAELYSGVPGWIPGINSLYKITDKLYELKEQLERHLCSVTDNLFNIDNKLMLFDLTNFYFEGSKRNSDKAKFGRSKEKRSDCKLLVLALCINKEGFIRYSSILEGNTADPKSLPNMIDTLAKRNPSRTKDTLVVMDAGVATKENLELIKKKGYNYLCVSRTKMKDYTLSDDNKSVTVMDARRQKITLKEVKTEDDKDYYLEITSPSKAMTESSMNRVWRERFEMELQRINEGISKKGGTKTYEKVVERTGRAIQKYPSIAKFYQISYIKNEKKPKQMLRVDWEIKDLSAMESGHGVYFLRSNVRTLSERVTWEYYNLIREIECTNRQLKNDLNLRPIYHQKDERSDAHLFFGLLAYWVVNTIRCQLKREGESCYWTEIVRRMSTQKLVTTKGKNPLGETIEMRQCSSPSKQAKQIYDKLNLKHSPFKKNKICRTQSP from the coding sequence ATGCACGCAAATGTACAGACACGATTCAACCCTGCAACAGGCGACATGGCTCCTTATTATCGCATCAAGGAGTCATATCGTGACGTGCAGGGTCATGTACATTCGCTAATTCTATTGAACATCGGGTTCGAACCTTCACTTACTGCCGTACAGGTTCGAAAAATTGCATACGCTCTTACCGAACGCTTCAAAAACAGAAGTACACCCTCGCTTTTTAAAAAACATCTTGACGGACTTACTCCTATTGAACAGGCAAAGGCTGACGAATGGTGGATCCGTATGGAGAAAGAAGGTGGAATCGATCGGTTTAATAAGGAAGAGCAGAAGTCGCTGAGAAAATACGAGAACTACATAGACCTTGAGACGGCAAACTATACTGACGCAAGGAATGTTGGTACAGAGTGGCTCTGCAAGCAGACAATAGACAAGCTGCAATTAGAGGATTTTCTGCGCAAAAACGGGTGGACGGAAAATGCGATACACACGGCTTTGTCAGCATTGATTGTTCGCACGGTATATGCAGTTTCTGAACGTTCATCTTATTATTATTTGCGCGATAACTCGGCTGCCGCTGAACTTTATAGTGGAGTTCCTGGCTGGATACCAGGAATCAATTCTCTGTATAAAATCACTGACAAATTATATGAACTAAAGGAACAGTTAGAGCGTCATCTGTGCAGCGTTACTGACAATCTCTTTAATATAGACAACAAGTTGATGCTCTTCGACTTAACCAACTTCTATTTCGAGGGTAGTAAGCGTAATAGCGATAAAGCCAAGTTCGGTCGTTCAAAAGAAAAACGCTCTGACTGTAAGCTACTTGTACTTGCATTATGTATCAATAAAGAAGGTTTTATACGTTATTCTTCTATCTTGGAGGGTAATACAGCAGATCCCAAGTCTCTACCCAATATGATTGATACGCTGGCAAAGAGGAATCCCTCACGAACCAAGGATACGCTTGTTGTCATGGATGCAGGTGTTGCCACGAAAGAGAACTTGGAGCTAATAAAGAAAAAGGGTTACAATTATCTCTGCGTATCCCGTACGAAAATGAAGGACTATACGCTCAGTGATGATAACAAGAGTGTTACAGTAATGGATGCCCGTCGGCAAAAGATAACGCTGAAAGAGGTTAAGACAGAGGATGATAAGGATTATTATCTCGAAATAACATCTCCTTCGAAAGCTATGACAGAGTCGTCCATGAACAGGGTTTGGAGAGAGCGTTTTGAGATGGAACTGCAGAGGATAAACGAAGGAATCTCCAAGAAAGGCGGAACAAAAACCTATGAAAAGGTTGTTGAACGTACAGGACGTGCCATACAGAAGTACCCTTCTATAGCGAAGTTCTACCAGATAAGCTACATAAAAAATGAGAAGAAACCCAAGCAGATGCTACGTGTAGACTGGGAGATAAAAGACCTCTCGGCAATGGAATCTGGGCATGGAGTCTATTTCCTCCGCAGCAATGTCAGGACACTTTCTGAGCGTGTAACATGGGAATACTACAATCTCATTCGTGAGATAGAATGTACGAACAGACAACTAAAGAATGATCTCAACCTCCGTCCTATCTATCATCAGAAAGATGAGCGAAGCGACGCACACCTCTTCTTCGGTTTATTAGCCTACTGGGTGGTAAACACTATCCGTTGTCAATTAAAACGAGAAGGAGAATCCTGTTACTGGACCGAGATAGTACGACGTATGAGCACTCAAAAGCTCGTCACCACAAAAGGGAAGAATCCATTAGGTGAAACCATCGAGATGCGCCAATGTAGTAGTCCTTCGAAGCAAGCAAAACAGATATACGATAAGTTGAACTTAAAACACTCACCATTCAAAAAGAATAAAATTTGTAGGACACAGAGCCCATAA
- a CDS encoding BT0820 family HAD-type phosphatase, whose product MIIAVDFDGTIVEHKYPKIGSEIPFATDTLKMLIKDGHQLILWSVREGELLQEAVDWCHERGVDFWAVNKDYPEEEKEKNNHFSRKLKVEMFIDDRNLGGLPDWGTIYQMITNNETWESRNFAHRSFEDHKPPKKKHWWNF is encoded by the coding sequence ATGATTATTGCAGTTGACTTCGATGGAACCATCGTAGAACATAAATATCCTAAAATCGGTAGCGAAATTCCTTTCGCTACCGATACGCTTAAAATGCTGATTAAAGATGGCCACCAACTTATCTTATGGAGCGTCAGAGAAGGCGAACTACTCCAAGAGGCTGTTGATTGGTGCCATGAACGTGGGGTAGATTTTTGGGCTGTAAACAAGGATTATCCTGAAGAAGAAAAAGAGAAGAACAATCATTTTTCAAGAAAGCTAAAGGTAGAAATGTTTATCGATGACCGTAATCTTGGTGGCTTACCAGACTGGGGAACTATCTATCAAATGATTACCAATAACGAAACATGGGAAAGTCGTAACTTTGCGCATCGTTCGTTTGAAGATCATAAACCACCTAAGAAAAAGCACTGGTGGAATTTCTAA
- a CDS encoding GumC family protein, producing the protein MEETTKLEQGKELEVNEGNSSFDFATLYRTIVLNWYWFVLSLIIFGSLGAIYLRYATPMYQSTAKLLIKDESNSNRRGSSLQNMSNLGIISNSTGIDNEMEILTSHSIAEDAIRDLKLYVNYSTKGRVKDIILYRNQPLNVDVDQAHLERLNAPINLSITRDSLTYTVTGTYYVPTNDNSNEGPYSINRKFTSLPATIATRAGIITISSNYGHSFKNADVLNVSILSPRMASNKYVNELQVAQTAKSTSIAQLQFTDEVPQRSLNYLKQLAIVYNRQANEDKNTIALRTDKFINDRLGKINTELGKTEGQLQNYKQQNGIVELKMNAGNSVANQNSSELKLAEVETQIELFNTIAREVESSSRNLSQVIPSNVGLDDQSSTSLINKYNELVLERNRLLRSASESSPVVEPLTAQIRELNGNIRRAIGAARQNLQIQRDAVLSQVNKFNEQVAETPQQERMLTQIDRQQEVKSGLYLMLLQKREENNISLAATADKGKLIDDPQLLGKISPKSTSIMLVALLIGLALPVLVILILQFFRYKIEGHDDVARLTKLPIIADVAIASNKAKGKADIVVHENQNNQMEEIFRSMRTNLQFMLKEGQKVVLFTSSTSGEGKTFNAANLSVSFGLLGKKVILIGLDIRRPRLAELFGINDHKHGITNLLVKDNPTIEDIQEQILPSGVNKNLDLLMSGPIPPNPAELIARNSLDIIINLLKEKYDYIMIDTAPVGLVTDTLQIARVADASIYMCRADYTPKSSFNLINALTNEKKFPNMAIVLNGIDMSKRKYSYYYGYGGYGKYGRYGRASYGTSYGQYGNYGNYGNYANSHYGNKHDDSIKR; encoded by the coding sequence ATGGAAGAAACAACTAAATTAGAGCAAGGGAAGGAACTTGAAGTTAATGAAGGTAACTCCTCCTTTGATTTTGCCACCTTGTATCGAACCATCGTACTCAACTGGTACTGGTTCGTACTGTCATTAATTATTTTCGGGAGCTTAGGAGCAATCTATCTTAGATATGCCACACCAATGTATCAGTCTACTGCAAAGTTGCTGATTAAGGACGAAAGTAATAGCAATAGACGTGGTTCCTCTTTACAGAATATGTCAAATCTTGGTATTATCTCAAACTCAACAGGTATTGATAACGAGATGGAGATTCTGACATCACACTCTATTGCTGAAGATGCTATTAGAGACTTGAAGTTATATGTTAACTACTCAACAAAGGGAAGAGTAAAAGACATTATTCTTTATCGCAATCAACCTCTTAACGTTGATGTAGACCAGGCTCATCTTGAGAGATTGAATGCTCCCATTAACTTGAGCATAACAAGAGACAGTTTAACATATACTGTTACTGGAACTTACTATGTACCAACTAACGACAACTCAAATGAAGGCCCATACTCTATTAATAGAAAGTTCACCAGCCTTCCTGCAACAATAGCTACTCGTGCTGGTATTATTACTATTAGTTCTAATTATGGACATTCATTTAAGAATGCAGATGTACTTAATGTAAGCATTCTCTCACCAAGAATGGCATCTAATAAGTATGTCAACGAACTTCAAGTTGCACAGACAGCAAAGTCAACCTCTATTGCGCAGCTGCAGTTTACAGACGAAGTACCACAGCGTTCTCTTAATTACTTGAAGCAGTTAGCAATTGTATATAACCGTCAAGCAAATGAGGACAAGAATACCATTGCACTTCGTACAGACAAGTTCATCAATGACCGTTTGGGTAAGATTAATACCGAACTGGGCAAGACCGAAGGTCAGTTGCAGAACTATAAACAGCAAAATGGTATTGTAGAGTTGAAAATGAATGCAGGTAACTCTGTAGCAAATCAGAATAGCTCAGAATTAAAGCTTGCAGAGGTTGAGACACAGATTGAATTGTTCAATACAATTGCAAGAGAGGTCGAGAGTTCATCTCGTAATCTTTCTCAAGTAATTCCTTCTAATGTAGGTTTGGATGACCAAAGTTCTACATCTCTGATTAACAAATATAACGAGTTAGTACTTGAGCGTAATCGTTTACTCCGTAGTGCTTCAGAAAGTTCTCCTGTTGTAGAGCCACTTACAGCACAAATTCGTGAGCTGAATGGTAACATTCGTCGTGCGATTGGTGCTGCACGTCAGAACCTACAGATTCAACGTGATGCAGTTTTGTCACAAGTTAATAAGTTTAATGAACAGGTTGCTGAGACTCCACAGCAGGAACGAATGCTGACACAGATTGACCGTCAGCAGGAAGTAAAGTCTGGTTTGTACCTGATGTTACTCCAAAAGCGTGAGGAAAACAACATTTCTTTGGCAGCAACAGCCGATAAAGGTAAACTTATTGATGACCCACAGTTGTTAGGTAAGATTAGTCCAAAGTCAACATCAATTATGCTTGTTGCTTTACTAATTGGCTTAGCACTTCCAGTATTGGTAATCCTTATCTTACAATTCTTCCGTTATAAGATTGAGGGCCATGACGATGTTGCTCGCCTTACCAAGTTACCAATCATTGCAGACGTTGCTATTGCAAGTAATAAGGCGAAGGGTAAAGCAGATATCGTTGTACATGAAAACCAGAACAACCAGATGGAAGAAATCTTCCGTTCAATGCGTACCAACCTTCAGTTTATGCTTAAGGAAGGACAGAAGGTTGTACTCTTCACTTCATCTACTTCTGGTGAGGGTAAGACCTTTAACGCAGCAAACCTTTCTGTTAGTTTCGGTCTCTTAGGCAAGAAAGTTATCTTGATTGGTCTTGATATTCGTCGTCCACGTTTGGCAGAGTTGTTCGGTATCAACGATCACAAGCATGGTATTACAAACCTTCTTGTAAAGGATAATCCAACGATAGAAGATATACAGGAGCAGATTTTGCCTTCAGGAGTAAATAAGAATCTTGATCTCCTCATGTCAGGTCCAATTCCTCCAAATCCAGCAGAGCTTATTGCACGTAATTCATTAGATATTATCATTAATCTCTTGAAGGAGAAATATGATTATATCATGATTGATACCGCACCAGTCGGTCTTGTTACAGATACTCTTCAGATTGCGCGCGTTGCAGATGCTTCTATCTATATGTGTCGTGCAGACTATACTCCAAAGTCAAGCTTCAACTTGATTAATGCACTTACAAACGAGAAGAAGTTCCCTAACATGGCTATTGTTCTCAATGGTATTGACATGTCTAAGAGAAAATATAGCTATTACTATGGCTATGGCGGTTATGGCAAGTATGGTAGATATGGTAGAGCAAGCTACGGTACAAGCTATGGACAGTATGGAAACTATGGCAATTATGGTAACTATGCTAACAGCCACTATGGCAATAAGCACGATGACTCTATAAAGCGATAA
- the rfbA gene encoding glucose-1-phosphate thymidylyltransferase RfbA translates to MKGIVLAGGSGTRLYPITKGISKQLIPIYDKPMIYYPVSVLMLAGIKEILIISTPFDLPGFKRLLGDGSSFGVRFEYAEQPSPDGLAQAFIIGEKFIGNDSVCLVLGDNIFYGAGFSSLLQNSVQMAERENKATVFGYYVNDPERYGVAEFDKTGKCLSIEEKPEHPKSNYAVVGLYFYPNSVVEIAKNIKPSPRGELEITTVNQCYLKEDNLMVQTLQRGFAWLDTGTHNSLSEASTFIECIEKRQGLKVACLEEIAYKKGWITTEKLREEAQPMIKNNYGKYLLQLAEEKSNPK, encoded by the coding sequence ATGAAAGGAATAGTTCTCGCTGGCGGTTCAGGCACACGCCTCTACCCTATCACAAAAGGAATAAGCAAGCAGCTTATACCAATTTACGATAAACCAATGATTTACTATCCAGTATCAGTTTTGATGCTGGCTGGAATTAAAGAGATTCTAATCATCTCTACCCCATTTGACTTACCAGGCTTTAAACGTCTTTTAGGAGATGGAAGTAGCTTTGGAGTACGCTTTGAATACGCAGAACAACCTTCACCAGATGGCCTTGCGCAAGCATTTATCATAGGCGAGAAGTTTATTGGCAATGATTCTGTTTGCTTGGTCTTGGGAGATAATATTTTCTATGGAGCAGGCTTCAGTTCATTATTACAAAATAGCGTACAAATGGCTGAAAGAGAGAACAAAGCTACAGTATTTGGCTATTATGTAAATGATCCTGAGAGATATGGTGTTGCTGAATTTGATAAGACTGGAAAATGTCTTAGCATAGAAGAAAAGCCCGAACATCCAAAGAGTAACTACGCTGTTGTAGGACTTTACTTCTACCCTAATAGTGTTGTTGAGATTGCGAAGAATATTAAACCATCTCCACGAGGAGAGTTAGAGATAACAACTGTCAATCAGTGCTATCTTAAAGAAGATAATTTAATGGTACAGACTCTACAACGTGGTTTTGCATGGCTTGACACTGGGACACATAACAGTTTGTCGGAGGCAAGTACTTTCATTGAATGTATCGAGAAACGACAAGGACTTAAGGTTGCATGCTTGGAAGAAATAGCATACAAAAAAGGCTGGATAACCACAGAAAAGCTTCGAGAAGAAGCACAACCAATGATTAAGAACAACTATGGTAAATATCTCCTTCAGCTTGCTGAGGAGAAGAGTAACCCAAAATAA
- a CDS encoding cell division protein ZapA gives MADDKLHIRLHVYDAELSVNVPREDEEYYRSAAKLITDTINTYSTLFKGKKGDKDIIYMAMLDIALRYKKEGVRNDTAPFNDILSKLTSEIEDALK, from the coding sequence ATGGCAGACGATAAGTTACATATAAGATTGCATGTCTATGATGCAGAACTCTCCGTAAACGTTCCACGAGAGGATGAGGAGTATTATCGTTCGGCAGCCAAGCTTATTACCGACACAATTAATACTTATTCAACTCTTTTTAAGGGTAAGAAGGGGGATAAGGACATTATATATATGGCTATGTTGGATATAGCATTGCGATATAAGAAAGAAGGTGTACGTAATGATACTGCTCCATTTAATGATATTCTCAGTAAACTCACTTCAGAAATTGAAGATGCACTGAAGTAA